A genome region from Melospiza melodia melodia isolate bMelMel2 chromosome 28, bMelMel2.pri, whole genome shotgun sequence includes the following:
- the LOC134430416 gene encoding alpha-1,6-mannosyl-glycoprotein 4-beta-N-acetylglucosaminyltransferase-like isoform X2, with amino-acid sequence MELGKRCEVSLKASASRGHAMLPETLPHGSARCLLPPRPPPPPWEQPAGTGSPGEFLAVGMASVQRPRGFYLLATLQSLFSQSTEEELQEMVVVVHLADTDPGWNVRVAATIAQKFARHILLGRLLLIHAPPEFYPTLEGLKRNFNDAEERVRFRSKQNVDYAFLLAFAANLSSYYLMIEDDVWSARSFLTSIRRALASQEGSSWATLEFSKLGYIGKLYRSSDLPRLAHFLLLFYQEMPCDWLLVHFRQLLTQKDVIRFKPSLFQHMGLYSSFQGTVNRLKDEDFQADALDLPDNPPASLYTSMSIFENYEPLKAYSLAQGYFWGKDPAAGSTFTIVFQQPVRVRRVRVRTGSVERPGDFLRAGLLELGQRRDRSRDCSSYVPVGSFKKGTLEQQGLESVLPGPVECVRIRVTQDQSEWLIIQSIDIWTTAGN; translated from the exons ATGGAGCTTGGCAAGAGATGTGAGGTCTCTCTGAAG gCCTCAGCCAGCAGGGGCCATGCGATGCTCCCTGAAACGCTCCCTCACGGTTCTGCTCGCTGTCTccttcctcctcgtcctcctcctcctccatgggaGCAGCCGGCAGGAACAGGATCCCCTGGAG AATTCCTGGCGGTAGGAATGGCATCCGTGCAGAGGCCACGTGGTTTCTACCTCCTGGCCACACTGCAGTCCCTGTTCAGCCAGTCCacagaggaggagctgcaggagatggtggtggtggtgcacCTGGCTGACACTGATCCTGGCTGGAACGTGCGCGTTGCCGCCACCATCGCCCAGAAGTTTGCTCGCCACATCCTCCTGGGCCGCCTCCTGCTCATCCACGCTCCACCTGAGTTCTACCCCACCCTGGAGGGCCTGAAGAGGAACTTCAACGACGCAGAGGAGCGGGTGAGGTTCCGCTCCAAGCAGAATGTGGACTATGCCTTCCTGCTCGCCTTCGCCGCCAACCTCTCCTCCTACTACCTGATGATCGAGGACGACGTGTGGAGCGCCAGGTCCTTCCTGACGTCCATCCGCAGGGCACTGGCTTCCCAGGAGGGCTCCAGCTGGGCCACCCTCGAATTCTCCAAGCTGGGCTACATCGGAAAGCTCTACCGCTCCAGTGACCTTCCTCGCCTGGCtcacttcctcctcctcttctatCAGGAAATGCCCTGTGACTGGCTGCTGGTCCACTTCCGCCAGCTGCTCACCCAGAAGGACGTGATCCGCTTCAAGCCATCCCTCTTCCAGCACATGGGCCTCTACTCCTCCTTCCAGGGCACTGTCAACCGGCTGAAGGACGAGGATTTCCAGGCCGATGCCTTGGACCTCCCAGACAACCCGCCGGCATCCCTGTACACCAGCATGTCCATCTTTGAGAACTACGAGCCCCTCAAGGCCTACAGCTTGGCACAGGGCTACTTTTGGGGCAAAGACCCAGCAGCTGGCAGTACTTTTACCATCGTGTTCCAGCAGCCAGTCCGAGTGCGCCGTGTCCGGGTGCGCACGGGCTCCGTGGAGCGCCCGGGCGATTTCCTGCGcgcagggctgctggagctgggccagcGCCGCGACCGTAGCCGCGACTGCTCCTCCTACGTCCCTGTGGGCTCCTTCAAGAAGGGGACCCTGGAGCAGCAGGGCCTGGAGAGTGTCCTGCCTGGGCCCGTGGAGTGCGTGAGGATCCGGGTGACCCAGGACCAGAGCGAGTGGCTCATCATCCAGAGCATCGACATCTGGACCACAGCAGGCAATTGA
- the LOC134430416 gene encoding alpha-1,6-mannosyl-glycoprotein 4-beta-N-acetylglucosaminyltransferase-like isoform X1 → MRCSLKRSLTVLLAVSFLLVLLLLHGSSRQEQDPLEVQLRGLAPDTILQLLQPGGAQHILRDTAELSALHNISYQLLAGSPAPRKKFLAVGMASVQRPRGFYLLATLQSLFSQSTEEELQEMVVVVHLADTDPGWNVRVAATIAQKFARHILLGRLLLIHAPPEFYPTLEGLKRNFNDAEERVRFRSKQNVDYAFLLAFAANLSSYYLMIEDDVWSARSFLTSIRRALASQEGSSWATLEFSKLGYIGKLYRSSDLPRLAHFLLLFYQEMPCDWLLVHFRQLLTQKDVIRFKPSLFQHMGLYSSFQGTVNRLKDEDFQADALDLPDNPPASLYTSMSIFENYEPLKAYSLAQGYFWGKDPAAGSTFTIVFQQPVRVRRVRVRTGSVERPGDFLRAGLLELGQRRDRSRDCSSYVPVGSFKKGTLEQQGLESVLPGPVECVRIRVTQDQSEWLIIQSIDIWTTAGN, encoded by the exons ATGCGATGCTCCCTGAAACGCTCCCTCACGGTTCTGCTCGCTGTCTccttcctcctcgtcctcctcctcctccatgggaGCAGCCGGCAGGAACAGGATCCCCTGGAG GTGCAGCTCAGGGGCCTGGCTCCCGACacgatcctgcagctgctgcagccggggGGAGCCCAGCACATCCTCAGGGACACAGCTGAGCTCTCTGCACTCCACAACATCTCCTACCAGCTCCTCGCTGGCTCCCCGGCTCCCCGAAAAA AATTCCTGGCGGTAGGAATGGCATCCGTGCAGAGGCCACGTGGTTTCTACCTCCTGGCCACACTGCAGTCCCTGTTCAGCCAGTCCacagaggaggagctgcaggagatggtggtggtggtgcacCTGGCTGACACTGATCCTGGCTGGAACGTGCGCGTTGCCGCCACCATCGCCCAGAAGTTTGCTCGCCACATCCTCCTGGGCCGCCTCCTGCTCATCCACGCTCCACCTGAGTTCTACCCCACCCTGGAGGGCCTGAAGAGGAACTTCAACGACGCAGAGGAGCGGGTGAGGTTCCGCTCCAAGCAGAATGTGGACTATGCCTTCCTGCTCGCCTTCGCCGCCAACCTCTCCTCCTACTACCTGATGATCGAGGACGACGTGTGGAGCGCCAGGTCCTTCCTGACGTCCATCCGCAGGGCACTGGCTTCCCAGGAGGGCTCCAGCTGGGCCACCCTCGAATTCTCCAAGCTGGGCTACATCGGAAAGCTCTACCGCTCCAGTGACCTTCCTCGCCTGGCtcacttcctcctcctcttctatCAGGAAATGCCCTGTGACTGGCTGCTGGTCCACTTCCGCCAGCTGCTCACCCAGAAGGACGTGATCCGCTTCAAGCCATCCCTCTTCCAGCACATGGGCCTCTACTCCTCCTTCCAGGGCACTGTCAACCGGCTGAAGGACGAGGATTTCCAGGCCGATGCCTTGGACCTCCCAGACAACCCGCCGGCATCCCTGTACACCAGCATGTCCATCTTTGAGAACTACGAGCCCCTCAAGGCCTACAGCTTGGCACAGGGCTACTTTTGGGGCAAAGACCCAGCAGCTGGCAGTACTTTTACCATCGTGTTCCAGCAGCCAGTCCGAGTGCGCCGTGTCCGGGTGCGCACGGGCTCCGTGGAGCGCCCGGGCGATTTCCTGCGcgcagggctgctggagctgggccagcGCCGCGACCGTAGCCGCGACTGCTCCTCCTACGTCCCTGTGGGCTCCTTCAAGAAGGGGACCCTGGAGCAGCAGGGCCTGGAGAGTGTCCTGCCTGGGCCCGTGGAGTGCGTGAGGATCCGGGTGACCCAGGACCAGAGCGAGTGGCTCATCATCCAGAGCATCGACATCTGGACCACAGCAGGCAATTGA